TTCCTTCGTAATATGTTTTTCTTCCAATTTCTTAAGATCTGCAATGATCTTTTGTTTTTCTGATACCTTTTTCCCTGAATTCCCAGGAACTACACAGACAGGAATCTTTAAGATCCTTACTTCTCCTTGACATTCCATCCTTGCATTAAGATTCAACAGATAGTCTTTTTTGACATTCTTCGAAAACACATTGCCTTCTTCATCGATGACTGTAGGATCATCACTCTGCCATTGTACCGCAATATTTTCCCCAGGTATCTTTACTGGCATTTCAAGATTTCGTTCCACTTCATTTAATGATTTGTTTTTCGCCACAAGATGTTTCCTTAAATAAGCTTCTCCTCTGTCAAATGCCTGCGTGATCTGGGCTTTTGTATATCCTTTTGGATGAATCTCCAAGGTGTAAATATCATCATCGCTTTTTGTTTTAATACGAATCTGTTGCTCTGTAACTTCGCCGCCCGTTTCATCTCTCGTGATCAGAATTCTACGATCCTGACTGAAATAAAAGATTATGGTCAGAAAAAGAACGATAAGAAAAATAATAGTCGCCACGCTTATGATCTTCACCTGTTCATACAGACTCTTCCTTACTTTCTCATCTAATTGTTTCTTTGTTCCTATGAAACAGGATCCTATCTCTGCTTTTCTTTTTTCTTTGAGTTCTTCTGGAAGTTTTTCCACGATCTTATTAATCCATTGAAACTTAAATTTCAATCTCAGTCACCCTCTCTGCCCATATATCTGCGATCCACAGACATAAAAGAGAAATCACTGCGACTAAAACTCCGGCAAAACTCTCATACAGTATGTCGAAATATCCAGGATTTGAAATCCTTACATAAAGGAGAATAAAATATGGCATGACAGACATGATCTTTTTCTCCATTTGTTTTGCCGCGATCATCGTGTGAATCTCTTCTTTTGTCTGGATTGCCTGACTTAAATGTTCTATCGTATTTTCCGTGATCTCAATCAGATTCCCACCACTTTTTTTCGCAATTGATATGACCTGTGCAAACTGATAAAATTCTTCCAGACCTACATGTTCCGCCATATCAAAAAGCAGATTATCCACAGGTTCGTTCATTTTGAGCTTGTTTATCAACAATTGAAGTTCTTTTGCCAACAAACTGTGTTCTTCATACATCTCCAGATCATTTTTTGCTGTTTTCAATGCATTTTCAATAGAGTATCCTGCAGATAAACTATTTCCAATAGAAATCATCATTTCACGGAATTCCTTTCGCAGCTTTTCCTTCTCCCGATGCATCTTATGAATTCTTTGTTGTTTCATAAAAACAAACAAATATGGAATCAAAAGAATCGCAAATGCAATTCGGTCAAAAAACAGCCATGCGATCATCACGATATAGCAAATTCCCTTAACCAACTCTTGCTTCTCATATTTCCACAGGCTGATCTCTTGCTTTAAAAGATTCCATAAGTTTCCGATATGCTTCATACTGACCATACTCCTTTAACTTCTTCTGATCACATAATTCTGATCTCATTGTAAGTTCATCATCTTCATTCATCTCAAACAACGGATGTAATGCTACCTGACTCGCCGCCATACCAGTAATCTCTGAAATCTCCATCAGTTTTCGACTTCCGTCAAAGCTTCTTCCAAGATGAATGATCACATCGATTGCAGATGCCATCTGCCCACGGATCGCCTCTACTGGCATATCGACTCCCATCAAGACCATCGTTTCGATTCGCTTAAGCATATCTTTACAGCTGTTCGCATGTCCTGTCGAGATGCTTCCATCGTGGCCTGTATTCATTGCATTTAACATAGACAAGGCTTCTTCGCCTCGCACTTCTCCGACGATGATCCGGTCTGGCCGTGAACGTAATGCCGCTTTGATCAGTTCTTTCATATCGACCTGATTTTCCCCCGCTGCATTCGCATTCCTCATCTCTAACCGGACCAGATTATCAATCCCATTAAGTTTCAATTCTGCGGAATCCTCAATTGTTATGATCCTCTCATCTTTCGGGATACAATTTGACATTCCATTGAGCAACGTCGTCTTTCCACTGCCTGTTCCCCCCGAGATAAAAATGTTATAGCGCGCCCTTACAAGAATCTTCAAAAACTTCGCAATTTCTTCCGAAAATGCTTCCCGTTCACAAAGCCATGCTAATGTCATCGGTTCCTTTGCAAACTTTCGGATTGTCATCGTTGCCCCATCGATCGATATCGGCGGCAAAATGATATTTACTCTCGAACCATCGTTAAGTCTCGCATCCACAATTGGATTTCGTTCATTCACCATACGGTTCGCTCCTGATGCAACCTGCTGAATTACCTGATATAATTTTTCATTATCCGAAAAATGCCCAGGATATCGGTGCAGTTTTCCTTGCCGCTCAATAAAAATATTTTTATAGCCATTGATCATGATCTCCGTCACAGAATCATCTTCTAACAGATCTTGCAGAATATCCAATCTTCGAAGAGCATAAAAAACTTCCTGATTCAAGCGAATCTTGTCAGACAAAAGCAACGGATATTCTTCTGATATTTTCATGATCTCTTCCTGAATCACACCTTTTAAATGTTCGTCAGAAATCTCCTGTGAAAAATTCAATTTCTCCATTACTCTTTGTTTCAGCAATTCCTTCAAGGCCACTGCCCCCTTCCTCCTTTGTTCTTCCAGCTCTCAAGCATCACTTCTTCCCAGTTTGTCAATTTCCATACTCCATGTTTTCTCATCTGTTTTTGAAACTTCTTATATTCCATACACCCCAGATCTTGCCGCATAAGAGGGAGAAAAATCCGATCAAATAACCCAAAGAACTTAAGATCTGGCGGTGATGCGATGCCAATATCAAAAATAATACAAATTCCTGTTTCTCTTAATTTCTCCAAAAACCACTCATAATCCTGCATAGATAATTCTCGATAATCCAGATAACATGAAGCTCCCGCAAATCCTACACAACCATCAAACTTCTTCTGATGTTCCATAAAATATAGTACAATATCTTCTTTGTGTTCTTTGATATAAAACAACAAAAGGTCATCTGTCTCATCTTCTTCAAAGTGTCCATATGGTTGCATTCCAAAATAAATCCACCCATTCGAAGCTGCCATATTCCTTGCAAATGCCGATATCTCCAGTCTTGAAATCGGAGAATATACTCCAAAAATCCGTTCATTTTCAATCTGAGGACTTACATTCAGGCAATGATAGATTCCCGCTGCGATCTCTTTTGCACTCTGGCAATACATCCCACCCATAGATTCATTTGCTCCAATTCGGCAAACCGGAAAATCTCCATGATAATCCGTCTCTTCTGCCAGTACCAGGCATTCAAAATCTCCCTCTTGTTCCTGTTTAAAAAACATCTCCTCATCCGACGTAAATGATGCCGTCATCGGGAAATCTTTCTGGTGATTTAAGTATTCCATCAGCCGTTTTCCATACTGATGGTCTTTGTGATAAATACCGATTGAAATATCCTTCATAGTCCACCTCCTAACAGGCAGATCATGTACGCTGCAAGGATCCCAAATGAAAAATGTATCATTCCATCTTTCATAAGATCCCCATTCTCTGTCTCGTACATCAATAATCTCTTGTTATCCTTACATTGTGTTACATATTGAAATAAGCGAAATAATCGCAGATGGAAGTTCTTCCTCTTCCATAAAAAGATCACGGCATAAATACCGTTACATATAAATGACAAAATCAGAAACCGGGGCATTGCCCGTCCAATAGATATTGCACATACCATCAGCAGCTTCACATCTCCACCGCCAAGGCATCCAATATAGAATAATAATCCACAGCTGATCAGCACAACCAAAACTCCGATCATCATATCTGCTGCCTTCATCCCAGAAACTCCTGCAAGAACCAGCGTGATTAACGCTCCCGCCCCATTGAGCTTATTCGGGATCTTGAAATCTCTGTAATCATAAATTGCTGCCATGATCAAAAATAATAGAATCCATATCTTCATCTTTCCTCCTTCCTTTATGTTCCATTATTTTACATCTATTTACAGTATTTGTCTAGTATTTTTTCTATTATTTTACAGAAATACAAAATCCAGTATTTTACTAGCGCACTTTACATCACATTATTACTGCAATAAAAACACCGCTGCCGCATACAACACAATAATTCCTGGAAGCCCCAACAGTGCACCTGTTCCAATGGACAAGATATTAAGATTGACTGGTGCTGTGATTCCTTTCCGCATACAAACAATGCTGATTCCATATACGATCATCGCACAAAAAGCTCCCCGCAGCAAAAGCACTAGCAAATATGCCGGTTTCTTTACAATTCCGATCATCAGACAGATCATACATCCCGCTGCCACTATGTAAAAGATCATTTCATTTTGTCCCATAAAAAAATCCCTCCTTATGTAATCTTATGTTACATAAGGAGAGATATTCGTTTCTTATATGCTCCTAAGCTTTTATGAAAATAAATTAGACAGCCAGCTGAAAATAGACTGGAAGAAAGCTGCGATCTTATCAAAGATTCCCTGACTTCCTCCAAGCTTATCATATAAATCTTTTGCTTGAGATTTTAATTGAGACACATTCAGATCAAGTCCTGAAATCTTATCCATCAGACTCTGTATCTTCGCTCGGTCTGCATCAGAAAGATTGATATTTAAATCTTTTGCAGA
The sequence above is drawn from the Anaerostipes hadrus ATCC 29173 = JCM 17467 genome and encodes:
- a CDS encoding CpaF family protein; protein product: MKELLKQRVMEKLNFSQEISDEHLKGVIQEEIMKISEEYPLLLSDKIRLNQEVFYALRRLDILQDLLEDDSVTEIMINGYKNIFIERQGKLHRYPGHFSDNEKLYQVIQQVASGANRMVNERNPIVDARLNDGSRVNIILPPISIDGATMTIRKFAKEPMTLAWLCEREAFSEEIAKFLKILVRARYNIFISGGTGSGKTTLLNGMSNCIPKDERIITIEDSAELKLNGIDNLVRLEMRNANAAGENQVDMKELIKAALRSRPDRIIVGEVRGEEALSMLNAMNTGHDGSISTGHANSCKDMLKRIETMVLMGVDMPVEAIRGQMASAIDVIIHLGRSFDGSRKLMEISEITGMAASQVALHPLFEMNEDDELTMRSELCDQKKLKEYGQYEAYRKLMESFKARDQPVEI
- a CDS encoding type II secretion system F family protein, giving the protein MKFKFQWINKIVEKLPEELKEKRKAEIGSCFIGTKKQLDEKVRKSLYEQVKIISVATIIFLIVLFLTIIFYFSQDRRILITRDETGGEVTEQQIRIKTKSDDDIYTLEIHPKGYTKAQITQAFDRGEAYLRKHLVAKNKSLNEVERNLEMPVKIPGENIAVQWQSDDPTVIDEEGNVFSKNVKKDYLLNLNARMECQGEVRILKIPVCVVPGNSGKKVSEKQKIIADLKKLEEKHITKEQFYLPDVIRQGRLLPAENESQIPAILFLGIAVIIFFWYHENEKYKEQRIQTLEQSMVEYPQIIEHLILFLGTGMSVVAALEAVATEYEKEQRRGNKKEIFVYEQIKKTCRQISFGVPQTKAFGEMGKKIGLSSYQKLSVLLVQSITRGSTDLFLRLKEEEEGAFFEKKEHAKRKGEQASTKLLAPMMVMLVVILVLLMFPALSTFS
- a CDS encoding pro-sigmaK processing inhibitor BofA family protein yields the protein MGQNEMIFYIVAAGCMICLMIGIVKKPAYLLVLLLRGAFCAMIVYGISIVCMRKGITAPVNLNILSIGTGALLGLPGIIVLYAAAVFLLQ
- a CDS encoding A24 family peptidase, whose translation is MKIWILLFLIMAAIYDYRDFKIPNKLNGAGALITLVLAGVSGMKAADMMIGVLVVLISCGLLFYIGCLGGGDVKLLMVCAISIGRAMPRFLILSFICNGIYAVIFLWKRKNFHLRLFRLFQYVTQCKDNKRLLMYETENGDLMKDGMIHFSFGILAAYMICLLGGGL
- a CDS encoding type II secretion system F family protein; protein product: MKHIGNLWNLLKQEISLWKYEKQELVKGICYIVMIAWLFFDRIAFAILLIPYLFVFMKQQRIHKMHREKEKLRKEFREMMISIGNSLSAGYSIENALKTAKNDLEMYEEHSLLAKELQLLINKLKMNEPVDNLLFDMAEHVGLEEFYQFAQVISIAKKSGGNLIEITENTIEHLSQAIQTKEEIHTMIAAKQMEKKIMSVMPYFILLYVRISNPGYFDILYESFAGVLVAVISLLCLWIADIWAERVTEIEI